A portion of the Bacillus thuringiensis genome contains these proteins:
- the menA gene encoding 1,4-dihydroxy-2-naphthoate polyprenyltransferase: protein MGNEKEISSAKLIWKMTRPHTLTATFSPVILGTVASLYVAKIDWLLFIAMMLACLALQIATNLFNEYYDFKRGLDTADSVGIGGGIVRHGLKPKNVLTVALLLYVVAAFIGIYICMNSSWWLVVIGLIGMAVGYLYTGGPLPIAYTPFGELVSGLLMGTCFVLIAFFIQTNTVTIESVLISIPIGILVGAINMSNNIRDIEEDIKGGRKTLVILLGREKAVVTLAVAFFIAYLWIAVIVLMGYISPWALVMFLGLRKPISAIQSFQKGAKDPGYMRIAMKSTAMTNTIFGFLLSAGLLISYLF, encoded by the coding sequence ATGGGGAATGAAAAGGAAATTAGTTCCGCTAAATTAATATGGAAGATGACGCGCCCACATACGTTAACGGCGACGTTTTCTCCTGTAATTTTAGGGACAGTGGCATCACTTTATGTTGCCAAAATTGATTGGCTTTTATTTATTGCGATGATGCTTGCATGTTTAGCGCTGCAAATAGCAACGAACTTATTTAATGAGTACTATGATTTCAAACGTGGATTAGATACCGCTGATTCTGTTGGCATTGGTGGCGGGATTGTCCGTCATGGATTGAAGCCAAAAAATGTGTTAACAGTTGCGCTTTTATTGTATGTCGTAGCAGCTTTTATTGGCATTTATATTTGTATGAATAGTAGCTGGTGGTTAGTAGTTATTGGTTTAATTGGGATGGCGGTTGGCTATTTATATACAGGCGGTCCATTACCAATTGCGTACACCCCGTTTGGAGAATTAGTTTCTGGATTGTTAATGGGGACATGTTTTGTACTCATTGCTTTCTTTATTCAAACGAATACTGTAACGATTGAAAGTGTATTGATTTCCATTCCAATTGGAATTTTAGTAGGTGCAATCAATATGTCGAATAACATCCGAGATATCGAAGAAGATATTAAAGGTGGAAGAAAGACATTAGTAATCCTCCTTGGGAGAGAGAAAGCTGTGGTAACACTAGCGGTAGCCTTTTTCATTGCGTATTTATGGATTGCCGTAATTGTATTAATGGGTTATATAAGCCCTTGGGCATTAGTTATGTTCCTAGGTTTGAGAAAGCCAATTTCTGCAATTCAAAGTTTCCAAAAAGGGGCAAAGGATCCTGGATATATGCGCATCGCAATGAAATCAACAGCGATGACAAATACGATTTTCGGCTTCTTGTTATCAGCAGGATTATTAATTAGTTATTTGTTTTAA